TTTGatatcactcatgacatcacaatcctccattaaatttttgaatttttctttataattattttaattatttttaggtcCCTCATACATacttataaatacccactttatttcatcattttgttcatcaagatttgtcaagcaactcttctctctatacacttctttactcattctcaaaatatatatttctgTTGCTGAACATAAACCTACTTTAGATCCACCAGAGCATGCAGATCTACTTGACTACAAAGATAGAAGTTGGTAGCAACAGAACtcttagttcttagtagtgtagaaatactattccggtgattcatatatttcgggtagtacacaaaatgctctggcgaggagaaaaggctaagattcaagagtgttcattaagtcttttaATTTTGAGTAAAACTTCGAATTCCtgatatgtaaggcttcaatgagagtattccttccactctcatttctaaattattttgattatgtgataaattatgtttattacccaaatattttcaatctttactcgaaggtatgtgggtgtttatccatggattcttcaaCCTATGTAGTCcaaaattctttcaactaaatttcttgaattcaaataagattttcttatgactaattcttatttctacttaatagcatgaatcgtgattaaactaatgattattagtctattttgatgcaaaacaatttcatatgtatgaattgatgacttgcaagtattttctctatttatctctacTTATCcctttaaagcatgatttttaattaatagatttcaaaatatttatgcataatttcatttacatacatgtttgaaagttgaagtgattttaacccacctaattttactatatgttcaatgaaatttgacttgaaagttttgactccaaataaatatacatGAAAGCAATTTCTATGATTAAAAGTCTTATAAAAGGCAGAACCCATCGGTGACCCatcaaagttggcaccaactttcacttagacacctcaactaagctttgttcattttagacacctcaagtaaggttccgatgtgtcattttgatactttttttacaattattcaaatatctaaagtgtgtaatacacttgccgCTGATGTATCAAAGTGATCAATTAAATGAAGAAACGTGAcagatatatcaaaaataattttaaaataatgatttttgattagaaaaaaatggtcattaacttcatttaattggtcactttgacacatcagcggcaagtgtattacacacactttagatatttgggtgattataaaaaaaatgtcaaaatgacacatcgaaaccttacttgaggtgtctaaaatgaacaaagcttagttgaggtgtctaagtaaaagttgGTATCAACTttgaggggccaccgatgggttaggcccttataaaataaaagaatgatgaaatgttatgaatgatagattctttatgctataaggacaattcttgcataattGAATctctaaatgttttaatgagttattccaccgaatgtgatgttttgaattctcaagctacatgctatgactatttgaaagtattaaactattatgtggaattgacttagcactgaatagagcattgaggtgagattcggtaagtgaatcttagtagcaactccttgtctcattaaatatgtgccaacataggagcccttgtaggcttagactaatggatccatgaaagcccttaagttaaagttaaagaatgaatgtaaagttgacggagttctaccctaggaaAGTAGACTCTCCGGCCAAcataggggttatgttggatttcatttAATAGCTCACATGGCCTTAATGTCAGTTATAGTCAACTTTTCATAAATGAAcattttaaatgttatttacatgattacttatgcatatatatatatatatatatatatatatatatatatatatatatatatatgtgtgtgtgatttaaatgatatctacttgattactcatgcatgcactcattgtTGACACATAATTTTGATATTCCACAACgtaaattagctatcgagtttctttaaattttgaacatttttgaaataattagtttttataaaaacaaagatatttttcatgttattcttaactatttttatctttttataaattttagtataatatacatatatctatataattatatctttgattactatttatgtggttattcgaaaattatctcaaaagattttattttttactaaatacaatgttagttagattagtttaattatactttgtatttttgaattgtttttgttttttctataaaaaaaaattaaaaaatctcaTTCTCCCCCATcgaaaattcattaaaaaatttgGAGTTTTTGAAACCTATATAAAAGatcatattctcattaagaagAGGGTAGAAGTGAGAGGTTTTATAGCCATCcaaagttataatttttttttatttggctAGAATTTTGGACTCTTGACCCCAACctaaaaattgtgaaattttctatctttcaatctatatttttcttcgaaGAAAATacgagattgaagtcaaaatttaggttAAGAACAAAGTTCTTATATAACGTCGAATCCATGAAGGTTCgagtctatttttttttttgttgattgaaGTTccgtcaagctcttgggtgTTGGTGAAATCGTCTTCCGCTCGTCTTCAGTCTTGCTGCCCGGAAAGAGGTGgaaaaaagtatatatatatatatatatatatatatatagtccgaTATGCATGAAaacaatattgtatacactgatatacagtgtatatatagtctgatatacaacagatacagaaaacaaacaagtggtatacagtttgatatacagaaataatgttatatacagtatatatacaatctgatatacagtggaattgggcttaaggcccaaaacgcagatgacccaacaacttagtccagaCGTACATAAACTAAGTGTCTagccatattttcatgtgttattattatttattcatattaatttgggctgtaataatttatatacttatgttatttatgcttgcttagatattaattttaattcattttaactcaattagattctcctaaagataaatcaattcatgttaatttactttttaaatgattttctaccttagTCATTTGGTaaagttttactttttttttatatacgtGTATATTaatttcaatgtttaagtttaatcatttatttttttaaaataataatttaaagtcTTTATTTTCTAGTAAATTATTGTTTTCAaaagttaatcaaataatttttcaaatcgtcgaGCGCCCCGGGACGGGAGTGGGGACGACCCTACGCGCAGGCAACAACAGCACCGGCTCTATGAAGTCAGAATCGAATCTTTCTGTTGGTTGTGCTCCAGCTCACTCAAGAATGGGACgtgcgttagcggccactttcaATGCTCGCACCTTCTCAAattggaaataagaacctcttaccaattttttctaattttaagacttaaatctgttagagtctttaaaattcaagttttttgtttttttttttaaaattaagtggtgactctcttttctaaaattgatttttctctaaaaaatttaaattaattttaaaccgtctttttccgacataacactcatttatgtactttaccttataaatgtcctaaatgttttactttgtagTTCATGCCTACATAcctagtacattcaaagtactaacacatattttctTGCCTACATGACATTGATATCACCTTATAGGGatggtgctcctcctcgttctcctcctcGTGGcaagttgagatttcgttttaaagctacttttggtgagttttcatGTTTCGAgaataatactcttttatctttctagtttatgatatgttgacacttactatgacatttcttttcATTATGATTAAAGGTGAGTTAAGGACTTGTTTTAGTCCCATTAAATTTAAATGTTAGAGATATTATTgaatatatgtaagttgaaaaattattattataatttccgtttgtttatttattattattatctatgaaagactaaaagaaTGTCAAGAAGCTTATTTGAGGTATTTTCGAGTTCTTCATTCGTCATATCATATCTAGGCCCTAAATTTGGATCATGACATTAATATTAGAGTTATGATTATCGACAATAGACTATATGAAGTTGCAAGAGTTTAGAATATTGATTCTATTATATGTAGCTACATAACTGCAAAAGccaataaattatatttttttcaaaggtggaaatttattgtatttatttgaataataataaaaaaaagaatatcaaAATTATAGACATTTAATTGgtgaaagttaaaaaaataaaataataatttacacattttatcaaatataataatatattgcCTATAAATAAACACCTCCATCGTAAACACATTACAACaacaaatctaaaaaaatagatataaaaaTTAGAGAATTTTCTCTTaggtatattattaatattatatattatataatttttatatagtaaatatttttccaaatgATCGcgtttttttcttcaattaaaaaattTTCCACATTAATTTTgtgtttttattcttttaaatttcACTTAAAtttctctattattttttttctcgaaAACAATCCGCAAAGAGCGAAAATTAATCAGCGTCTTTTTCCCAAATTTCTTCCGTGCTTTCCGTCTAGTATCTTAAATTCGACAACTCTCATGACTACGAGATAGAAATATTTTGCCAGAGAAAAGAGTATACCATTAAAAAAGAGAACCATTAACATTATTAACACGTACTTTTTTTACATAGCCATAAGTTTGAAAAGTTACAGAGCCATTAACTAATTATAAGTATCAGTCGATATATACATTGAAGTCCGACTCTCAACACAAATAAAACACTTCTCACTTGTGATTTTTACCTCTAAGTTTAACACCAAGCACTTTCTCCATTTTCCCCAATACGAGTTGATTAGGCACCGCCTTACCATTCTCATACTCAGTAACAACTTGCGTCCGTTCATTTATCTTCTTCGCTAAATCAGCTTGACTCATCTTCTTCTCAATCCTTGCTTTCTGTATCGCTTGTCTCACATCTACCGGTACTTTCTCAAGCGCCGCCGGTTCCGCCGCCTCATCTAGCTTCCTCACATTAACAGCAGCCGCTGCCGCCGTTGCCTTTTTGTTCAAACCGGCGTCGAATTTCTTCACCGTTTGAATCTGAGCTCCGGTTCGCAATGCCTTGTTCACTGTTTTCGGATCTCTCAGGTCTTGTGCCTTCATCTTTGGCTTGTGCAGCACGATTGGCTCCCACTCTTGTTTCAATCCGCCTGTTGATCGCATCGGCATCTTCAATCGATCAATCAATAAATTGAAATGGATGTGATTCGATCAATTGATAGTGGTTTTAGTTAGTGGTTTTAGTTAGTTGAAAATGAGtttggattagggaagaaacggGAGAGAGTACGAAGAATATATATAGTGGAGTGGCAATCTGGAAGGTTCTGGTAAAATGTGgatcttataataattttttaaaaaatgaagggTGTCTGGAAGGGTCTTGAGAGTcggttaaattattttttaaaaaaacgaaataataataataataataaaaatcttTAAGGATAATAATTCTGACATATAGCCAatcgataaaaataattatcaaaaaaatagtcatttgttgtacaagtatgtatagtcagtgtatatttcatgtatagtcgagctttattcaatttttgaatgtatcataatgtatatattcagtttataacttatatataaataatgtaaataaaatataaatatatttgttagaaactaattaatttattgtatatatcTGAAATTGTCTCTAAAGATTTTTAGCTTGAACTTGTTCGCCAAGAATAATAATAGACCAATTTTTGTATATCTTGGAGTCCACACAAAGTAGTTTTAGAAAATTTTActtcctttattttaatttgtttgtcttattataaaacttaaataaataaataagaattttgcTAAAAAGATGATacattttttccaaaataaactaaaaaagaaattaataaacAAATTGACATTAAATAAGTTATACACTTTTTGACAAAAAGATTTATATTTTTCGAGAAGTTACGAAGGACACATATAATTATTAAAGTGGAAAGTTAATTAGTTAAGCATTGTATGGGATGGTGGGCACTtttaagttaaagaaatgaaggactagtgtcatgacccgccacttgatcatgaagacggaggaaagatctagagtcttggagaggttaatagaagactctagaatgttcaagagaaatcttgaagaaggtagaagaacccagagtcttggagaggttagtgaaagactctagattcttgtagaagcttgtagagaagtcttgaaagacttggaattcttTAGAGTGTAaagagagttctagagtagggacttctttgtaaatatggaaggacttgtatagtaatttttatttacacttaagccccttaggagtagtataaatagaaggggCCATTTATTTGTAAACCATCGAGAGATCAAGCAAACAAGTATTCttccaagcaatacaaaagccttcttcataaaagctctcttgtctttcttacaatctagcgttcccttagcgatctagtcttgaaggcttacttgagcttacaagatcgtgaaagattcgtgagtaagttgtcaagtgccgcacggaagtcttagtggaagtctaagtccgtgacaacgtggtatcagagcgaggttctactaagggatatggcaagtgagggagacatcaacgTCACTACCAccaccaacgtcaagcaagatgttggaaggaagcaccgcaagggaaggaaaaactctaagagaaataAGGAGGTGCCGCCtgagcctacaccaagcgaggccctaacatcctactcaccctcggccactgAGGTGAGTGACGATGAGCGAGGCGAGGAGCCCGTGGACGTCACGCCCGGCATGGAGTGGATTGCAAGGGTGGATGCTGCCCGGCAAGCAGTGGAGATATTAggcaagcgcttgaacaaggtcgacggcaagttcaagtctctagaggagttcacccttgaggagaacgacaacatctggaaggaattgaaggtgcgcaaggctgccgagtacgagatgaaggaggtgatcacttccttggagtgtcggctcatggacgcgctaagcatgatggagaccatgaaggccgagatGGCAGCACTCAAGGGAGATGTGGAAACGGGAAGATGCGTGGCGTCCAGCGCGGAcagggaggccaagattgaggctcccaagccacctatgttcaaaggtgcccgtGAGGCACAGgaggtggagaacttcctttggcacttggagaattacttcaagtgtaacaaagtgaagagtgACGAGACGAGAATCAACACGGTTGTGCTATACCTCtcggagatggccatgttgTGGTGGAAGCGCAAGGATTCTGAGATAGGGAAGGGTCTTTGCACAATCAACACCTGGGAGCAGTTCCGGAATgagttcaagaaggccttcttccctaacaatgtcatctatgaggccaaacgCAAGTTTCGGGAATTGAAGCAAACGGGTAGCATACGAGcctatgtgaaggagttcactacTCTCACACTTCAGATTCCCAACCTCACGGATGAAGAcatgctcttccacttcatggatggacTACAGAGTTGGGCCAAGACAGAGTTGGAGCGTCGCcaagtcagcaccatcgatgaAGCCATCACACAAGCCGAAACTTTGACAGACTTCAGACATGACAAGCATGATCGAGGAAGAGAAGACGAGATGAGAGGTAGTCATGACCAAGGTGGGGGAGATTGTGAAGAGAAACAACCTCATCCCAAAAACTACGACTACTATAAGTCCGATGGTAAGAAGGCTGGACGACAAGGCAATGCCGACAGAAAGGCACAGAATGCGAAGGGGAATGGATGCTACATATGCGGAGGGCCACATGGCTATGCAAGGTGTCCTGAactgaagaaccttggtgccatcCTACGGGAATGGAAGGGGAAAGATGCACAAGGGCAAGAGCAAGGTTCAGACACAACGCAATTGGGCCTGATTGGACTATCGCAAAGCAATCAGGAAAGCCGAAGGAGTACGGCGCACAATATGTAGACATCATGATCAATGGACGACCCGCTCGTGCAATGGTTGACACAGGTGCAGAGGCCAACataatgaccaagtcagcagctatgaagttggggctaagttatAGTCCAAGTGACGCCTGCCTCAGGACGGTTAATGCACCCCTTACACCTGTGTGCGGAGTCGCTCAAAGAGTAGACATCACATTGGGCAAGTGGCGAGGTAAGACCAACTTTACCGTCGCTctcttagatatctttgatatcgtCCTTGGGCAGGAGTTCTTCCAGCGATGCCATACGGTGATCGacccctacctccaacaactcgTGGTTATGGAGCAAGAGGGATCATGTATGGTGCCCCTAGTCAAGGTGTCGAAGATGGAAGGACCAACCCAACTTTCGGCCATGCAGCTTGAGAAGGGCCTAGAGGAGGGAGTACCGACGTACATAGACACCATTGCGAGTTTGAGTGAAGACAATGGTGCTAGAGAGGCATTGCCACCTTGCATGAAGAAGGGCGTGATGCCGAAGAAGTTGCCAAGACAGTTGCCTCTAAAGTGCCAAAAAGAACGGAGACCAGTATTGACTGAACCAAGCAGGAATAGGGACAACAGTCCGCTGCCATTTTCCTCGTCCACTAGAAGGGACAATCTCTGGAAGAGGCCATATAAGAATGGCATGAAGACTTGTGGCAGTTTCAAGACTAAGTCCGGAGACTTTGTAGCAGCAGTGCGCCGAGGTCGTCGCCATATCAGGTGGGAGAGAgtgtcatgacccgccacttgatcatgaagacggaggaaagatctagagtcttggagaggttaatagaagactctagaatgttcaagagaaatcttgaagaaggtagaagaacccagagtcttggagaggttagtgaaagactctagattcttgtagaagcttgtagagaagtcttgaaagacttggaattctctagagtgtaaagagagttctagagtagggacttctttgtaaatatggaaggacttgtatagtaatttttatttacacttaagccccttaggagtagtataaatagaaggggCCATTTATTTGTAAACCATCGAGAGATCAAGCAAACAAGTATTCTTCCAAGCAATACAAaaaccttcttcataaaagctctcttgtctttctta
This sequence is a window from Solanum dulcamara chromosome 10, daSolDulc1.2, whole genome shotgun sequence. Protein-coding genes within it:
- the LOC129870775 gene encoding multiprotein-bridging factor 1c — protein: MPMRSTGGLKQEWEPIVLHKPKMKAQDLRDPKTVNKALRTGAQIQTVKKFDAGLNKKATAAAAAVNVRKLDEAAEPAALEKVPVDVRQAIQKARIEKKMSQADLAKKINERTQVVTEYENGKAVPNQLVLGKMEKVLGVKLRGKNHK